The following coding sequences lie in one Spirosoma sp. KUDC1026 genomic window:
- a CDS encoding YsnF/AvaK domain-containing protein: MALTVLGVFDNASEARQAVENLVNAGITRQNIDLSLRSDSSAAYGDTTSNQYTTTRTDDDDDSGSSIGSFFSSLFDDDDDANRYARATESGSLVTVHVQTEDEAEKAADILDDAGAVNVNERLPLSDSLTNKPSASMGAAFTDTDQPTGDQTIKVIEENLEVGKRTVETGGVRLRSRIVAKPVEESIRLREERVTVQRNAVNRPATAADLDAFKEGQVEMTEYQEVPVVSKTATVVEEISVGKDVTEHDEVVRDTVRKTEVDIDDMTDSKKPLSDGDEVTYSTK, translated from the coding sequence ATGGCACTTACAGTCCTTGGCGTTTTTGATAACGCATCCGAAGCCCGGCAGGCCGTTGAAAACCTGGTCAATGCGGGTATTACACGCCAGAACATCGATCTATCGCTCCGGTCAGATTCCTCGGCCGCCTATGGCGATACCACATCGAATCAATATACGACAACCCGTACCGACGACGATGATGATTCGGGTAGCAGTATTGGTAGTTTTTTCAGTTCGCTCTTCGACGATGACGACGACGCGAACCGATACGCCCGGGCCACTGAAAGCGGTTCGCTGGTGACGGTTCATGTTCAGACGGAAGATGAAGCTGAAAAAGCGGCCGATATCCTGGATGATGCCGGTGCCGTCAATGTCAATGAACGGCTACCCCTCTCTGACAGCCTGACCAACAAACCCAGTGCGTCGATGGGGGCCGCCTTCACCGATACGGATCAGCCAACGGGCGATCAGACCATCAAGGTTATCGAAGAAAATCTGGAGGTAGGCAAGCGTACCGTCGAAACGGGTGGTGTTCGGCTTCGCAGCCGGATTGTGGCTAAGCCCGTTGAAGAAAGCATCCGCCTGCGCGAAGAACGGGTCACCGTACAGCGCAATGCGGTCAACCGGCCGGCTACGGCTGCCGACCTGGATGCCTTTAAAGAAGGTCAGGTCGAGATGACTGAATACCAGGAAGTACCCGTGGTGTCGAAAACAGCAACGGTCGTTGAGGAAATTTCGGTGGGTAAGGATGTGACCGAGCACGACGAAGTAGTTCGGGATACGGTCCGTAAAACGGAGGTAGATATTGACGACATGACCGATTCAAAGAAGCCCCTGAGCGACGGCGATGAGGTGACCTATTCAACGAAATAA
- a CDS encoding DUF421 domain-containing protein, with translation MIDIAATLHDWVFKGWESIGRVVFVGILAYIGLLIFLRISGKRTLSKMNAFDLVITVALGSTFSTIIISRQTGLADGLTALALLVTLQYSVAWLSIRWPWFQRAIKSEPTLLFHQGQYLRLALRRERVAEGEVLAAIRSSGAARLEDVTAVVLETDGSFTVIQKGSQDSVTSLQNVQQPATGESYPTT, from the coding sequence ATGATCGACATAGCAGCAACCCTCCACGACTGGGTTTTCAAGGGCTGGGAAAGCATCGGACGCGTAGTGTTCGTGGGCATACTAGCCTATATTGGCCTACTGATTTTTCTGCGTATTTCGGGAAAGCGTACTCTCTCGAAAATGAATGCTTTTGATTTAGTGATAACAGTGGCGCTTGGTTCTACCTTTTCGACTATCATCATCTCCCGCCAGACGGGCTTAGCCGATGGCCTCACCGCGCTCGCGCTGCTGGTTACCCTTCAATACAGCGTTGCCTGGCTGTCCATCCGATGGCCCTGGTTCCAGCGGGCAATAAAAAGTGAACCCACTCTGCTGTTTCACCAGGGGCAGTACCTCCGGCTGGCGTTGCGCCGGGAGCGGGTTGCCGAGGGTGAAGTGCTGGCGGCCATACGTAGTTCGGGCGCGGCCCGGCTGGAAGACGTAACGGCGGTTGTCCTGGAAACCGATGGTTCGTTTACGGTCATTCAGAAAGGAAGTCAGGACAGCGTTACCAGCCTTCAGAACGTCCAGCAACCAGCGACTGGCGAGTCTTATCCGACAACATAA
- a CDS encoding transposase: protein MSKLRRSFTPDDRYSIVQEAIRDGHAETCRKYNLSPSLLRKWKLKYLSKGKEGLKDSYARVDPQLRVLEEENERLKRIVAKQALELEIKSELLKKTPIHSRRS from the coding sequence ATGAGCAAATTAAGGCGGAGTTTTACTCCCGATGACCGCTATTCTATCGTCCAGGAAGCCATTCGTGACGGCCATGCCGAGACTTGTCGAAAATACAATCTATCTCCTTCGCTGCTGCGCAAGTGGAAATTGAAGTATTTGAGTAAAGGCAAAGAAGGCCTCAAAGATTCTTACGCACGCGTCGATCCCCAGCTTCGAGTGCTCGAAGAAGAAAATGAACGCCTGAAGCGGATTGTAGCAAAACAAGCTTTGGAACTGGAGATCAAAAGTGAGCTACTAAAAAAAACTCCTATTCACTCCAGGAGAAGCTAG
- a CDS encoding helix-turn-helix domain-containing protein: protein MFNLPLEKFSYLTGRSLTTFKKDFKQIFRMTPGRWLQQKRLERAHYQLTVKKQRPIDVYIHAGFENLSHFSFAFKKQFGLAPSQLVSQPPAET, encoded by the coding sequence ATGTTCAACCTGCCGTTGGAGAAATTCAGCTACCTGACGGGACGTAGCCTGACTACGTTCAAAAAAGACTTTAAACAAATTTTCAGGATGACACCGGGTCGCTGGCTCCAGCAGAAACGTCTGGAGCGAGCTCACTACCAACTTACGGTGAAAAAACAAAGGCCCATTGATGTTTACATACACGCTGGTTTTGAGAATCTCTCTCATTTTTCGTTCGCCTTCAAAAAGCAGTTCGGACTGGCCCCATCACAACTCGTCAGCCAGCCACCCGCTGAAACCTAG
- a CDS encoding sterol desaturase family protein, which produces MHEALFGAPVIPLEQLWTVEKAAPNLIIWAAPIMFLLTGVEILITYLQEKPYYNRQETIGSTLVGIGSVVIGTGLKFALLYGVVWIYNLLPWRMALNWWTFIPCYVIFDFFSYWAHRISHERRFWWTTHVVHHSSEHYNLTVSFRLSWIQNLKIIFFLPVALIGFHPIVFFTVSQIAVLFQFWVHTEYIRRLPKWVEFIFATPSNHRVHHGSQEKYIDKNYGATFIFWDRLLGTYQPEEEAPVYGITTNIGNKANPIHINFHEFIDMVNDVKKARGLRQKLFYFYGSPIAVALKKQQLTQSADVSAAKDAEQPTQSTRS; this is translated from the coding sequence ATGCACGAAGCCTTATTTGGTGCACCGGTTATTCCACTGGAGCAACTCTGGACCGTCGAGAAAGCCGCGCCTAACCTGATTATCTGGGCTGCGCCAATCATGTTCTTACTGACGGGCGTCGAGATTCTGATTACGTACCTTCAGGAGAAACCGTACTACAACCGGCAGGAGACAATTGGGTCTACGCTGGTGGGAATCGGCTCCGTCGTGATTGGTACCGGCCTGAAATTTGCGTTGCTGTATGGGGTCGTCTGGATATACAACCTGCTCCCCTGGCGGATGGCACTCAACTGGTGGACGTTCATTCCCTGCTACGTTATTTTTGACTTTTTCAGCTACTGGGCCCACCGCATCTCCCACGAACGCCGGTTTTGGTGGACAACTCACGTGGTGCACCATTCAAGCGAACATTACAACCTGACGGTTTCCTTCCGGCTGAGTTGGATTCAGAATTTAAAGATCATTTTTTTTCTGCCTGTAGCGCTGATTGGCTTTCATCCCATTGTTTTTTTTACCGTCAGTCAGATCGCGGTTCTGTTTCAGTTCTGGGTGCATACCGAATACATCCGGCGGTTGCCTAAATGGGTTGAATTCATCTTCGCCACGCCGTCGAATCACCGGGTTCACCACGGATCGCAGGAGAAATACATCGACAAAAATTACGGGGCGACCTTTATTTTTTGGGATCGGCTGCTGGGTACCTATCAGCCGGAAGAAGAAGCTCCCGTCTACGGCATCACGACCAATATCGGTAACAAGGCCAACCCGATTCACATCAATTTCCATGAATTTATCGATATGGTAAACGACGTAAAAAAAGCCCGTGGGTTGCGGCAGAAGCTGTTTTATTTCTACGGCAGCCCCATTGCCGTAGCGCTAAAAAAGCAGCAGTTAACTCAGTCAGCCGATGTATCAGCGGCCAAGGATGCTGAACAGCCTACCCAATCGACAAGGTCATAG
- a CDS encoding YsnF/AvaK domain-containing protein, with amino-acid sequence MIPQKPTNEPGNETLNAADPAIPSQRSEAAFLTIPLISEQLQVGKQVVETGRVTLTKTVQQHEQAVQIPLLQEEIVVERVIVDQLVDAAPAVRQEGDTTIYPVLKEEIVVLKRLRLVEEIRITRRQSEITDTQTVSLREEAITIERTALPSTERPG; translated from the coding sequence ATGATTCCTCAGAAACCAACCAACGAACCGGGTAACGAAACGTTGAACGCTGCTGACCCGGCTATTCCATCACAGCGCAGCGAGGCCGCGTTTCTGACGATTCCACTGATCAGCGAACAGCTTCAGGTCGGCAAACAGGTCGTTGAAACGGGCCGCGTTACGCTCACCAAAACGGTTCAACAGCACGAGCAGGCCGTTCAGATTCCTCTGCTTCAGGAAGAGATAGTGGTCGAGCGCGTGATCGTCGATCAACTCGTCGATGCGGCTCCAGCAGTGCGGCAGGAAGGCGATACAACGATTTACCCGGTACTTAAAGAAGAGATTGTTGTGCTGAAACGACTGCGGCTGGTGGAAGAAATCCGGATTACCAGACGACAGTCTGAAATAACCGATACGCAAACGGTTTCGCTCCGGGAGGAAGCGATAACTATCGAGCGCACGGCGTTACCCTCAACCGAACGTCCCGGGTGA
- a CDS encoding IS3 family transposase has translation MKQFENQVSRTLLCQWLSVPRSVFYYQPQSGRPGARPSQVTMKRDGSWVDNQLVVVSIRQLLDVEFNALGYEYITHELKKEYLINKKKVYRLMQEHNLLLGKVIRPMGKREFVKFRRIEATKPLEYLCWDIKYVWVEGERRNYYLLSVIDVYSRKILDWLFQGSIRQIDLINLFRRINRNHELKGVILRNDNGSQFIAHSVRNFLKSSEIKQEFTHVATPEENSYIEAFHSILEHDVIERNVFDSYYEAKEMLGRYFFHYNNHRLHRSIGFVTPQQKWEEAQVIYDTTFSENLSS, from the coding sequence ATGAAACAGTTTGAAAATCAAGTAAGTCGTACCCTGTTATGCCAGTGGCTTAGTGTACCTCGGAGCGTGTTTTACTACCAACCACAATCAGGTAGACCTGGAGCACGCCCCAGCCAGGTAACCATGAAACGGGATGGATCGTGGGTAGACAACCAACTGGTCGTGGTCAGTATTCGGCAACTGCTGGATGTTGAGTTCAATGCCCTTGGCTACGAATACATCACCCACGAGTTGAAAAAAGAATACTTAATCAATAAGAAAAAGGTGTATCGACTCATGCAAGAGCATAATTTACTTCTGGGCAAAGTGATCCGACCGATGGGCAAGCGGGAATTTGTTAAATTCAGACGAATCGAAGCGACCAAGCCCTTGGAATACCTGTGCTGGGATATCAAATACGTCTGGGTAGAAGGGGAACGGCGGAATTACTATCTGTTGAGCGTCATTGATGTGTATAGCCGCAAAATTCTGGATTGGCTATTCCAAGGCAGTATTCGTCAAATCGACTTAATCAATCTTTTTCGACGAATCAACCGGAATCATGAACTGAAGGGCGTCATTTTGCGCAATGATAATGGCAGTCAATTCATTGCTCACTCGGTACGTAACTTTTTGAAAAGCTCCGAAATCAAGCAGGAATTCACTCATGTGGCCACCCCTGAAGAGAACTCGTACATTGAAGCTTTTCACAGCATTCTAGAACATGATGTGATCGAGCGCAATGTATTTGACAGCTATTATGAGGCCAAAGAAATGTTAGGGCGTTATTTTTTCCATTACAACAATCACCGTCTTCATCGTTCGATTGGTTTTGTAACACCTCAGCAGAAATGGGAGGAAGCACAGGTAATTTACGACACAACCTTTTCAGAAAATTTGTCCAGCTAA
- a CDS encoding mechanosensitive ion channel family protein, whose amino-acid sequence MINLFLLLQPPRVNEPPFTFNDGITLFWHTVRDFLKGTVERLPYLIVGAVVFLLFWLLGKGLKKVINKVAVQSHSIDDTLASLISRIVSLLITVIGFLAACVVVFPSFKPGDIIAGLGVTSVAIGFAFKDILQNFFAGILLLWRRPFKVGDQIKVKEYEGTVEEINMRSTRLKTYDGERAILPNGDVYTSSILVRTAYNKRRLKFVVGIGYPDSIEEARHVIHHVLDGIEGVLKDPGSWVYVTELAGSSVNLTVFFWVESQQANALKVSDQVVTGIKLALDKASIDMPFPHTVVLLENQPGSDGPAILSRPPAKAKAAPRLNGQKT is encoded by the coding sequence ATGATTAATCTATTTCTTCTCCTACAGCCGCCCCGGGTCAACGAGCCACCATTTACGTTTAATGACGGTATTACACTATTCTGGCACACGGTACGCGATTTTCTAAAAGGAACCGTTGAGCGACTACCTTATCTCATTGTTGGCGCGGTGGTTTTTTTACTGTTCTGGCTGCTGGGGAAAGGGCTCAAAAAAGTTATCAATAAGGTAGCCGTTCAAAGCCATTCCATCGACGATACCCTGGCCAGCCTGATAAGCCGAATTGTCAGTTTGCTCATTACTGTGATTGGCTTTCTGGCGGCCTGTGTGGTAGTTTTTCCGTCGTTCAAGCCCGGCGACATCATTGCGGGCCTGGGCGTTACGTCGGTGGCTATTGGCTTTGCCTTTAAAGACATTCTCCAGAATTTTTTCGCCGGTATCCTGCTTCTGTGGCGTCGGCCGTTCAAAGTCGGCGACCAGATAAAAGTCAAAGAGTACGAAGGAACCGTCGAGGAAATCAACATGCGCTCGACGCGGCTCAAAACGTACGATGGCGAGCGAGCCATTCTGCCCAATGGCGACGTATACACCAGTTCTATTCTGGTTCGAACGGCGTACAATAAACGGCGGCTCAAATTTGTGGTCGGCATTGGTTACCCGGATTCGATTGAAGAAGCCCGACATGTGATTCACCACGTACTGGATGGCATCGAAGGGGTTCTGAAAGACCCCGGTTCCTGGGTATACGTCACGGAACTGGCGGGTTCATCGGTGAACCTGACGGTTTTTTTCTGGGTCGAGTCTCAGCAGGCCAATGCCCTGAAAGTAAGCGACCAGGTGGTGACGGGCATTAAACTGGCCCTTGACAAAGCCAGTATCGATATGCCGTTTCCGCATACGGTTGTGTTACTGGAAAACCAGCCCGGCAGCGATGGTCCGGCTATCTTATCGCGACCGCCGGCCAAAGCGAAAGCCGCTCCCCGTTTAAATGGTCAGAAAACATGA